Proteins encoded in a region of the uncultured Paludibaculum sp. genome:
- a CDS encoding carboxypeptidase regulatory-like domain-containing protein translates to MLLLLAVMLLPLAAQTSSLQGTVSDSQGATVPNAIVNLTNTETSLARKTVTSESGSYTFVQVPPGNYRVEAQAPGFRTQLQEVRLQINVPLTLNIKLELGLVTETVSVEADATSVNTQNATIGSPFTQTQIRQLPLQTRNVVELLSLQPGVTSQGNVMGAKRDQNNVTLDGVDVNDNQSAGTSNDDRGFFAALPVPLDSVQEFRVTVAGQGADQGRSAGGQVALVTKSGSNQYHGSLYEFHRNVKTAANDWFSNRAGIPRENLIRNLYGASFGGKIIKDRAFFFFNWEERKDRSATAQSRAVPTETMKAGTMRFRMSNGQIGELTPQELKAVDPLTLGASQTMLDIMKQYPVGNDLAGGADRGLNFSLFRFNAPLTRNDRALVSKMDFNLDRSAKHTLMLRGTLADNSRDQVLAQFPGQDAAARNLDNSKGLAARYTAVLSPTIVNVFSYGYTRLGIAQSGTQGPSLTFGTLATLQNFTRGFGRFIPTHNLTNDTTWMKGTHTVQYGINFRLIQNDRNSFTTSYPSYSFSRNTLRGLGSDITASVTDYMRTKYGNSSLNLSEATQVTNAMGALLGLVNQYSVTYNFGADGKAVPVGDPISRSFATKEYEFYIQDSWKVRKDLTLTYGLRYGSYQVPYEKNGVQVVPTVDLEQYFAERVGASMAGVSGATMPNASLTYALGGPVNNGRGWFGRDNNNWAPRVGFAYAPVSDSFWGRLFGKGSVLRGGAAMLYDRYGSDMVVNFDQSGSPGLATQVTQPRNTNFSDSARYTGGNLPTLPSAPVNNGFPYTPPTILGGFNSNTGVAAHLVAPYSYLLNLSYARETKQHITVEVGYVGRLSRKGLLQQDFFQPLTEFKDPKSGQTWSQAAGILRNYYEKGITPAQVKANPGLIPTVPFFENMFPGAAGYEFAGSPTANYFYTTYGTYAGSDLDALNDMDRERQADGSCISVLGCNTFFPLQNAGMRVWVNANNASYNAGTLVIRRPVSKGWGFDFNYTLSHSFDIQSSGESGAGSGGAVIQNSFNPKESYASSDFDIRHNITANTVVELPFGKGKMLFHDIPGWVNQFVGGWQASMLSRYRTAMPLSISVGGVYPTNYLNGSIAVLKPGATMPSTGVQYNQNGNPSIFANTNAGDSFYGQFPGRVGTRNIVRGAPLVNFDLSLGKSFQLPFEGHSVQFRAEAFNAFNNVNFADSTMSLTLSTPGTFGQFTSTATQARVMQFALRYEF, encoded by the coding sequence TTGCTGTTACTACTCGCGGTCATGCTGTTGCCATTGGCCGCTCAAACCAGCTCGCTTCAGGGGACTGTCAGTGATTCTCAAGGGGCTACCGTTCCCAATGCCATCGTTAATCTGACCAATACCGAGACTTCGCTCGCGCGCAAGACAGTTACCAGCGAATCCGGTTCCTATACCTTCGTCCAGGTACCCCCTGGCAACTATCGTGTCGAAGCCCAGGCGCCGGGTTTTCGTACCCAACTGCAGGAAGTACGGCTCCAGATCAATGTTCCGTTGACGCTCAACATTAAGTTGGAACTGGGGTTGGTCACCGAGACTGTCAGTGTCGAGGCGGATGCAACCTCCGTCAACACTCAGAACGCTACTATCGGCAGTCCGTTTACACAGACGCAGATTCGTCAGTTGCCTCTGCAAACTCGCAACGTCGTTGAGTTGCTGAGTCTGCAACCGGGTGTTACCTCTCAAGGCAACGTCATGGGCGCCAAGCGCGACCAGAACAACGTCACACTCGATGGTGTTGACGTCAACGACAATCAGAGCGCGGGCACGTCGAACGATGATCGCGGCTTCTTTGCCGCACTGCCTGTACCGTTGGACTCCGTACAGGAGTTTCGTGTGACCGTGGCTGGTCAGGGTGCCGATCAAGGCCGCTCCGCGGGCGGTCAGGTCGCACTGGTGACGAAGAGCGGGTCGAATCAGTACCATGGTTCGCTCTATGAGTTCCACCGTAACGTGAAAACCGCAGCCAACGACTGGTTCAGTAACCGCGCCGGCATCCCTCGCGAGAACCTTATTCGCAATCTTTACGGCGCTTCGTTTGGCGGCAAGATCATCAAGGATCGAGCATTCTTCTTCTTCAACTGGGAGGAGCGCAAAGACCGTTCCGCCACTGCTCAAAGCCGCGCCGTACCCACGGAGACGATGAAGGCCGGCACAATGCGCTTCCGCATGAGCAACGGGCAGATTGGTGAGCTCACTCCGCAGGAGTTGAAAGCGGTGGATCCGCTGACTCTTGGTGCATCGCAGACGATGCTCGACATCATGAAGCAGTATCCGGTCGGAAACGACTTGGCCGGCGGCGCTGATCGTGGCCTGAACTTCTCGCTGTTCCGTTTCAACGCTCCGCTGACGCGGAACGACCGGGCTCTCGTTTCCAAGATGGATTTCAATCTGGACCGCAGCGCCAAGCACACGCTGATGTTGCGCGGCACGCTCGCCGACAACTCGCGCGACCAGGTGCTGGCGCAGTTCCCAGGCCAGGACGCTGCCGCGCGTAATCTGGACAACTCCAAGGGCTTGGCCGCGCGCTATACCGCCGTGCTGTCACCCACGATTGTGAACGTATTCAGCTATGGCTACACGCGGCTCGGTATTGCCCAGTCCGGCACGCAGGGGCCTTCACTGACCTTCGGCACGCTGGCCACTTTGCAGAACTTCACCCGCGGGTTTGGCCGGTTCATCCCCACTCATAACCTGACTAACGACACCACCTGGATGAAGGGCACTCACACGGTGCAATACGGAATCAACTTCCGTCTCATCCAGAACGACCGTAACTCATTCACTACGTCTTACCCGAGCTACAGTTTCAGCCGCAACACACTGCGCGGTCTGGGTTCGGACATCACCGCATCGGTCACTGACTACATGCGCACGAAGTATGGCAACTCGTCCCTGAACCTCTCAGAGGCCACACAGGTGACCAATGCGATGGGCGCGTTGTTGGGATTGGTGAACCAGTACAGCGTTACGTACAACTTCGGCGCCGACGGCAAGGCTGTCCCCGTGGGCGATCCCATTTCGCGCAGCTTCGCTACGAAGGAGTATGAGTTCTACATTCAGGATTCGTGGAAGGTACGCAAGGACCTGACCCTCACTTATGGCCTGCGTTACGGCAGCTACCAGGTGCCCTACGAGAAGAACGGTGTCCAGGTGGTGCCCACGGTCGATCTGGAGCAGTACTTCGCCGAGCGCGTCGGTGCCTCGATGGCTGGCGTGTCTGGTGCTACCATGCCGAACGCCTCGCTCACTTACGCACTGGGCGGACCGGTGAACAACGGCCGCGGCTGGTTCGGGCGCGACAACAACAACTGGGCGCCGCGCGTCGGCTTCGCCTATGCTCCGGTCAGCGACTCATTCTGGGGCCGGCTGTTCGGGAAAGGCAGCGTGCTGCGTGGCGGCGCCGCAATGCTCTACGACAGATATGGCAGCGATATGGTCGTGAACTTCGATCAGTCGGGCTCGCCCGGACTGGCCACTCAGGTGACCCAGCCTCGCAACACCAATTTCTCAGACTCGGCGCGGTATACCGGTGGCAATTTGCCCACCTTGCCTTCCGCGCCCGTCAACAACGGATTCCCGTACACGCCTCCGACGATTCTGGGTGGTTTCAACTCCAACACGGGGGTCGCTGCCCACCTGGTGGCGCCATATTCCTACTTGCTCAACCTGAGCTACGCACGCGAAACGAAGCAGCACATTACCGTGGAAGTGGGCTACGTGGGACGCCTGTCGCGCAAGGGCCTGTTGCAGCAGGACTTCTTCCAGCCGCTTACGGAGTTCAAGGACCCCAAGTCCGGCCAGACATGGTCACAGGCGGCCGGTATTCTGCGCAACTACTACGAGAAGGGCATCACGCCGGCGCAAGTGAAGGCCAATCCCGGGCTCATCCCCACCGTTCCGTTCTTCGAGAATATGTTCCCGGGCGCCGCTGGTTACGAGTTCGCGGGCAGCCCGACAGCCAACTACTTCTACACCACCTACGGCACGTATGCAGGCAGCGACCTGGATGCTCTCAACGATATGGATCGCGAACGCCAAGCCGACGGCAGCTGCATCTCCGTGCTGGGCTGCAACACGTTCTTCCCGCTGCAGAACGCCGGTATGCGGGTTTGGGTCAATGCCAACAATGCCAGCTACAACGCGGGTACTCTCGTTATTCGCCGCCCGGTGTCCAAGGGCTGGGGTTTTGACTTCAACTACACGCTCTCGCACTCCTTCGACATCCAGTCGTCGGGCGAATCCGGAGCCGGCAGCGGCGGCGCTGTGATTCAGAACTCGTTTAATCCGAAGGAGTCCTACGCGTCGTCGGACTTCGACATCCGCCATAACATCACCGCGAACACGGTGGTCGAACTCCCCTTCGGCAAAGGCAAGATGCTGTTTCATGACATCCCCGGTTGGGTGAACCAGTTCGTGGGCGGATGGCAGGCATCGATGCTGAGCCGGTACCGCACCGCGATGCCCCTCAGCATCTCGGTGGGTGGCGTCTATCCTACCAACTATCTCAACGGCTCCATTGCGGTCCTCAAGCCGGGAGCCACCATGCCGTCCACCGGTGTGCAGTATAACCAGAACGGCAATCCCAGCATCTTCGCCAACACCAACGCTGGCGACAGCTTCTACGGACAGTTCCCGGGCCGCGTTGGCACCCGCAACATTGTTCGGGGCGCACCGCTCGTGAACTTTGATCTGTCCTTGGGCAAGTCGTTCCAGTTGCCCTTTGAGGGCCACTCAGTGCAGTTCCGTGCTGAGGCCTTCAATGCTTTCAACAATGTGAACTTCGCGGATTCGACGATGTCGCTGACGCTGTCGACTCCTGGAACGTTCGGCCAGTTCACATCCACGGCCACTCAGGCCCGCGTGATGCAATTCGCCCTGCGTTACGAGTTCTAG
- the nusB gene encoding transcription antitermination factor NusB gives MPARRKSRHRAVQVLFLWDVRKLPIDDAIQAFYDSLITAETEEETGEEPAEPPAHDQFMESLVRGTSANVVELDGYIAKRAENWRLERMPIVDRNLLRMAVYEMKHVGTPPAVVIDEALELARRYSEEEAVPFLNGVLDAVRKVLFPPAQATEN, from the coding sequence ATGCCAGCCAGACGCAAATCGCGCCACCGCGCAGTGCAGGTTCTCTTCCTGTGGGATGTCCGCAAGCTGCCGATTGACGACGCCATTCAGGCGTTCTACGACTCGCTAATCACAGCCGAGACTGAAGAAGAAACCGGTGAAGAGCCGGCCGAACCACCCGCCCACGATCAGTTCATGGAAAGCCTGGTTCGCGGAACTTCGGCAAATGTAGTGGAGCTTGACGGCTACATCGCCAAGCGGGCGGAAAACTGGCGGCTTGAACGCATGCCGATTGTCGACCGCAACCTGTTGCGAATGGCCGTCTACGAAATGAAACACGTCGGAACACCGCCAGCGGTGGTCATCGACGAAGCGCTGGAACTGGCCCGGCGTTACTCCGAGGAAGAAGCAGTGCCGTTCCTCAACGGCGTGTTGGACGCGGTTCGCAAGGTGCTCTTCCCTCCGGCGCAAGCGACTGAGAACTGA
- the ribE gene encoding 6,7-dimethyl-8-ribityllumazine synthase, with the protein MSHKVFEGNLDGKGLKFALIVSRFNSFITERLLNGALDALSRAGVDQADIEIAKVPGSWEMPVVAAQLARQKRHHGVICLGAVIRGETPHFDYVAGEAAKGLAHVSLETGIPIAFGVLTTNTLEQAIDRAGAKGGNKGFESAMTAIEMANLVKSLSTLS; encoded by the coding sequence ATGTCGCACAAGGTCTTTGAGGGCAACCTCGACGGGAAGGGCTTGAAATTCGCCCTCATCGTCAGCCGCTTTAACAGCTTCATCACCGAACGGTTGCTGAACGGCGCGCTCGATGCACTCAGCCGTGCCGGAGTCGACCAGGCCGATATCGAGATCGCCAAGGTGCCGGGATCGTGGGAAATGCCGGTCGTCGCCGCCCAACTCGCCCGCCAGAAACGTCACCATGGCGTCATCTGCCTGGGCGCCGTCATTCGTGGAGAAACTCCTCATTTTGATTACGTTGCGGGTGAAGCCGCCAAGGGACTCGCGCACGTCTCGCTCGAAACCGGCATTCCTATCGCATTTGGGGTTCTCACCACGAACACCCTCGAACAGGCCATTGACCGCGCCGGCGCCAAGGGCGGCAACAAGGGCTTCGAGTCCGCGATGACGGCGATCGAAATGGCAAACCTTGTCAAATCGCTCAGCACGCTGAGCTAG
- the lepA gene encoding translation elongation factor 4 — protein MDPAYIRNFSIIAHIDHGKSTLADRLLEYTGALSQREMKEQVLDSMDLERERGITIKAHAVRLEYHADDGHLYQLNLIDTPGHVDFTYEVSRSLQACEGALLVVDASQGVEAQTLANTYLAIHHNLELIPVINKIDLPSAEPERIKEQIENIIGLDASEAVLASAKSGIGIHEICEAVVKRVPHAKGDPDKPLRALIFDSWFDPYRGVIILTRILDGKVRKGQKIRLWTTESTYEVDGLGFQSPKPIPCDELSAGEVGFLFANIKTVSDAKIGDTIYEAARPITEPLPGFEEMKPMVFAGLYPIESHEHGLLRDALEKLRLNDSAFNFEPENSVALGFGFRCGFLGLLHLEIVQERLEREFQIDLITTAPGVRYLITLGSGDVLEVDNPTKWPNPSEIIKIEEPIIDATVITREEYLGEILKLLEEKRGDQKKFEHIGGGRVMLVYEMPLNEVVLDFYDRLKSASRGYASLDYHLSGHRVSPMVKMDVLVAGDPVDALSIIVHKDFAYERGKGLIERLRKLIPRQQFEVALQAAIGAKIIARESIAALRKNVIAKCYGGDISRKRKLLEKQKEGKRRMKRVGRVEIPQEAFLSVLKVSQGSSED, from the coding sequence ATGGATCCCGCCTACATCAGGAACTTCTCGATCATCGCCCACATCGACCACGGCAAGTCGACTCTGGCGGATCGGTTGCTCGAATATACCGGCGCGCTCTCGCAGCGCGAAATGAAAGAACAAGTCCTTGATTCCATGGATCTGGAGCGTGAGCGTGGCATCACGATCAAAGCTCATGCGGTGCGGTTGGAATACCACGCCGACGACGGTCATCTGTACCAACTGAACCTGATCGATACGCCCGGCCATGTGGACTTTACCTATGAAGTCTCCCGCAGCTTGCAGGCGTGCGAAGGTGCATTGCTGGTGGTGGACGCGAGCCAGGGCGTCGAAGCGCAGACGCTGGCGAACACCTACCTGGCGATCCACCACAACCTGGAACTGATCCCTGTTATCAACAAGATCGACTTGCCGTCGGCGGAGCCGGAGCGGATCAAGGAACAGATCGAAAATATAATCGGGCTGGACGCGAGCGAGGCTGTTCTGGCCAGCGCCAAGAGCGGCATCGGTATCCATGAGATCTGCGAGGCGGTGGTGAAGCGCGTGCCACATGCCAAGGGCGATCCGGACAAGCCGCTGCGGGCGTTGATCTTCGATTCCTGGTTTGACCCGTATCGCGGTGTGATCATCCTGACGCGTATTCTCGACGGCAAGGTGAGGAAGGGGCAGAAGATCCGCCTGTGGACGACGGAATCTACATATGAAGTAGATGGACTAGGATTCCAGTCGCCGAAGCCGATTCCGTGTGACGAGCTGAGCGCGGGCGAGGTCGGATTCCTGTTCGCGAACATCAAGACCGTGTCAGACGCGAAGATCGGCGACACGATTTACGAGGCGGCGCGGCCGATCACCGAGCCGCTACCGGGCTTTGAAGAGATGAAGCCGATGGTGTTCGCGGGTCTCTATCCTATTGAGAGTCATGAGCACGGGCTGCTGCGGGACGCGCTGGAGAAGCTGCGTCTGAACGACTCGGCGTTTAACTTCGAGCCGGAAAACTCGGTGGCGCTGGGCTTTGGGTTCCGGTGCGGATTCCTGGGGCTACTACATTTGGAGATTGTTCAGGAGCGACTGGAGCGCGAGTTCCAGATCGACCTGATTACGACGGCTCCGGGTGTGCGGTATCTGATCACGTTGGGCAGCGGCGACGTATTGGAAGTGGACAATCCCACGAAGTGGCCGAATCCTAGCGAGATCATCAAGATCGAAGAGCCCATCATCGACGCGACGGTGATCACCAGGGAAGAGTACCTGGGCGAGATTCTGAAGCTGCTGGAAGAGAAGCGCGGCGATCAGAAGAAGTTCGAGCACATCGGCGGCGGCCGCGTGATGCTGGTTTACGAGATGCCGCTCAACGAAGTGGTGCTGGACTTCTACGACCGGCTGAAATCGGCTTCGCGCGGATACGCCTCGCTCGATTACCATCTGTCGGGCCATCGCGTTTCGCCGATGGTGAAGATGGACGTGCTGGTGGCGGGCGATCCAGTGGATGCGCTGTCGATCATCGTCCACAAGGATTTCGCGTATGAGCGCGGCAAGGGCCTCATTGAACGGCTGCGGAAACTGATTCCGCGGCAGCAGTTCGAGGTGGCGCTGCAGGCGGCGATCGGGGCGAAGATCATTGCCAGAGAGTCGATCGCGGCGCTGCGGAAGAACGTGATTGCCAAGTGCTACGGCGGAGACATTTCGCGCAAGCGAAAGCTGCTGGAAAAGCAAAAAGAGGGCAAGCGCCGGATGAAGCGCGTGGGCCGGGTGGAGATTCCGCAGGAGGCGTTCCTGTCGGTGCTGAAGGTGAGCCAGGGCAGCAGCGAGGACTGA
- a CDS encoding SGNH/GDSL hydrolase family protein, whose translation MKTLLLLASLLLPLQAQIVRENIEWLDVWMPDTNVHALPRVLLIGDSITRGYGKQVETLLKDKAYVARLATSKSLGDPALLDQVALVLKEQTFDVIHFNNGMHGDGYSEDVYAAALPEMLATLRRLAPKARVVWATTTDVRVKEHLDQVAPKTARMIKRNELACAFAKREGLPVDDLFEVIKDHPDYHGPDGVHFNAKGYEALAAQVAASVAKLLP comes from the coding sequence ATGAAGACCCTCCTCCTGCTCGCCAGCCTCCTGCTCCCTCTGCAGGCTCAGATTGTCCGAGAGAACATCGAATGGCTGGATGTCTGGATGCCCGACACCAATGTCCACGCTCTGCCGCGTGTCCTGCTCATCGGCGACTCCATTACCAGGGGCTACGGGAAACAGGTGGAAACGCTGCTCAAGGACAAGGCCTATGTGGCCCGCCTGGCCACCTCGAAGAGCCTCGGCGATCCCGCTCTTCTCGATCAGGTCGCCCTCGTACTCAAAGAGCAGACCTTCGACGTGATTCATTTCAACAACGGCATGCACGGCGACGGGTACAGCGAGGACGTATACGCGGCGGCCCTGCCGGAGATGCTGGCCACCCTGCGCCGTCTTGCGCCGAAGGCCCGCGTCGTCTGGGCGACCACCACGGATGTCCGTGTCAAGGAGCACTTGGATCAGGTAGCGCCAAAGACTGCCCGCATGATCAAAAGGAACGAACTCGCCTGCGCGTTCGCGAAGAGGGAAGGCCTACCCGTGGATGACCTCTTCGAAGTGATTAAGGACCATCCGGACTACCATGGCCCCGACGGGGTTCACTTCAACGCCAAAGGCTACGAGGCCCTCGCGGCCCAGGTAGCTGCGTCCGTGGCTAAGTTGCTCCCGTGA
- a CDS encoding ISNCY family transposase, producing MMKLQEVLLKAMAKKITWWSAAEIIGVSDRTMRRWRERLEEHGYSGLADRRKGRPSDKRVPLAMAEEVLRLYQETYYDLNMRHFHEKLREQHGIQLSYTWVQKALQGAGLVAKRGRRAKHRRRREPRPLPGMLLHIDGSKHQWFSDERWYDLIVILDDATKEIYYAQLVEEESTRTVMAGLRHVIESKGLFCALYSDRGSHFFVTPKAGGKVDKGRLTQVGRAMKELGVQMIAAYSPQARGRSERSFGTWQGRLPQELRLAGITTAERANEFLAERYIGEFNEKFTVEAKETGTAFRKTTRADLNWVFTVQTERVVDRDNTVAIGDQSWQLEKSRFRHSLAKSTVTIHEHLDGTVSIRFGPHVVGRYTAEGARLRDTRQSRKEDCGKGGPEEAEENREAVSHGSHRPLEIPPSRDSHFPTAPTTTRKVRPKTRKPPSASRKGSSGAVN from the coding sequence ATGATGAAGCTACAAGAAGTGCTGCTGAAGGCCATGGCGAAGAAGATCACATGGTGGAGCGCGGCGGAGATCATCGGAGTGAGCGACCGAACGATGCGACGCTGGCGGGAGAGGCTGGAAGAGCACGGCTATTCGGGCTTGGCCGACCGGCGGAAAGGCAGGCCGAGTGACAAGAGGGTGCCCTTGGCGATGGCGGAGGAGGTGTTGCGGCTGTACCAGGAAACCTACTATGACCTGAACATGCGGCACTTTCACGAGAAGCTGCGCGAGCAACACGGCATCCAGCTGAGCTACACGTGGGTGCAGAAGGCGCTGCAGGGTGCGGGCTTGGTGGCCAAGCGGGGTAGGCGGGCCAAGCATCGGCGGAGACGGGAGCCTCGACCGCTGCCGGGGATGCTGCTGCACATCGACGGGAGCAAGCACCAGTGGTTCAGCGATGAGCGATGGTATGACCTGATCGTGATCCTGGATGATGCGACGAAGGAGATCTACTACGCACAGTTGGTGGAGGAGGAATCGACGCGGACGGTGATGGCGGGCCTGCGGCATGTGATTGAGTCGAAGGGTCTGTTCTGTGCGTTGTACAGCGACCGGGGCAGCCACTTTTTCGTGACGCCGAAAGCGGGCGGGAAGGTTGATAAGGGCCGTCTGACGCAGGTTGGGCGAGCGATGAAGGAGTTGGGCGTGCAGATGATCGCGGCCTACTCGCCACAAGCGCGAGGCCGGTCAGAGCGGAGCTTCGGGACCTGGCAGGGCCGACTGCCACAGGAGTTGCGGCTGGCGGGGATCACCACCGCGGAAAGGGCCAATGAGTTCTTGGCCGAACGTTACATTGGCGAGTTCAACGAGAAGTTCACGGTTGAGGCGAAGGAGACAGGGACGGCGTTTCGGAAGACGACGCGCGCCGATCTGAACTGGGTGTTCACGGTGCAGACTGAGCGCGTGGTAGATCGGGATAACACGGTGGCGATCGGCGACCAGAGCTGGCAACTGGAGAAGAGCCGTTTCCGCCACTCCCTGGCGAAGAGCACAGTGACCATTCACGAGCACCTGGATGGAACGGTGTCGATCCGATTTGGACCGCATGTGGTAGGCCGCTACACAGCCGAGGGCGCACGATTGCGGGACACTCGACAATCACGAAAGGAAGACTGTGGAAAAGGCGGGCCCGAGGAAGCCGAGGAAAACCGCGAGGCGGTTTCCCACGGCTCCCACCGTCCCTTGGAAATCCCGCCGAGCCGGGATTCCCACTTTCCCACCGCCCCGACGACGACGAGAAAGGTACGTCCGAAGACCCGGAAGCCGCCTTCGGCGAGCAGAAAAGGATCATCGGGTGCGGTCAACTGA
- a CDS encoding YciI family protein — protein MRFMMIVKASAESEAGVMPSRELIEAMGRFNQELLDAGVLLGGEGLQSSAKGARIVAANGQKTVVDGPFPETKELIAGYWMLKVKSREEAIQWALKCPGPMEGQEGVLELRQVFEAEDFPADVLTPEEAAHEDAMRAQLEKNAAKK, from the coding sequence ATGCGATTCATGATGATTGTGAAAGCGAGCGCGGAGTCGGAGGCGGGTGTCATGCCGAGCCGCGAGTTGATTGAGGCAATGGGACGGTTCAACCAGGAATTGCTGGACGCCGGCGTGCTGTTGGGCGGCGAGGGGCTGCAGAGCAGTGCGAAGGGTGCGCGGATTGTTGCGGCGAATGGCCAGAAGACGGTGGTGGACGGGCCGTTCCCGGAGACCAAGGAGCTAATCGCCGGCTACTGGATGTTGAAGGTGAAGTCCCGGGAGGAGGCGATCCAATGGGCGCTGAAGTGCCCGGGGCCCATGGAAGGCCAAGAAGGTGTCCTGGAACTGCGCCAGGTGTTCGAAGCAGAAGACTTTCCGGCGGATGTGCTGACACCGGAAGAGGCCGCCCATGAGGATGCAATGCGGGCGCAACTGGAAAAGAATGCAGCGAAGAAATAG
- a CDS encoding VOC family protein, translating to MKLVSYLTFDGQAEEAFKFYEKALGGKITAMMPHSGTPAAEHVPKEQLAKIMHARLEVGDQILMASDAMVGQYQKPVGISVALQVKSPDDASRIYNALAEGAQVISMPIQETFWSPRFGMLTDRFGIPWIVNCDPVM from the coding sequence ATGAAGCTGGTTAGCTATCTCACATTCGATGGGCAGGCCGAAGAGGCCTTCAAGTTCTACGAAAAAGCCCTGGGTGGAAAGATCACTGCAATGATGCCGCATTCCGGCACCCCCGCCGCGGAGCATGTGCCCAAGGAACAACTGGCGAAAATCATGCACGCACGGTTGGAAGTGGGTGACCAGATCCTGATGGCATCAGATGCCATGGTGGGCCAGTACCAGAAGCCGGTAGGGATTTCGGTCGCGCTGCAGGTGAAGAGCCCGGATGACGCGAGCCGCATCTACAATGCCCTCGCGGAAGGGGCGCAGGTGATTTCGATGCCGATTCAGGAGACGTTCTGGTCGCCGCGTTTCGGAATGCTAACCGACCGGTTCGGGATCCCGTGGATTGTGAACTGCGATCCGGTGATGTAG
- a CDS encoding YciI family protein, with translation MMLMIPKGYEDAKPGTMPEAQAVEAMMAYNEQLQKAGVLLALDGLHPPSMGARVSFAGGRPTVNDGPFAEAKEVVGGYWMIQVKSREEAIEWATRCPGSDNETIEIRQVMEFTDFPPDVKQAASGFVEMQEKTGQST, from the coding sequence ATGATGCTGATGATTCCCAAGGGTTACGAGGACGCGAAGCCCGGGACTATGCCCGAGGCCCAAGCCGTGGAAGCGATGATGGCCTATAACGAGCAGTTGCAGAAGGCAGGCGTCCTGCTGGCGCTCGACGGCCTTCACCCGCCGTCCATGGGAGCGCGGGTCAGCTTCGCCGGAGGCCGCCCGACGGTTAACGATGGACCTTTTGCAGAAGCCAAAGAGGTGGTCGGCGGCTACTGGATGATTCAGGTGAAGTCCCGGGAAGAGGCGATTGAATGGGCGACCCGCTGCCCAGGTTCGGACAATGAGACGATCGAGATCCGGCAGGTGATGGAATTTACCGACTTTCCTCCGGATGTGAAGCAGGCGGCCAGCGGCTTCGTGGAAATGCAGGAAAAGACGGGACAAAGCACGTAA